Proteins encoded in a region of the Anas acuta chromosome 13, bAnaAcu1.1, whole genome shotgun sequence genome:
- the LOC137863486 gene encoding uncharacterized protein isoform X2, with the protein MPVRPASPAPRSSLAARTLFPCYSADLKPVSEVLVSARGCTVLFSVEPRAAGTTASWEYESGARKELIATLVPNKSAEISRAYVGHARLSEMDFSLQLVLRWWNGGFYRFRSESEATGWLELRVVEPLSEPEILGNSFVEVGGDTKLYCNVLEGQVDVYWWKRNGELLMESNGLQFIHNNTLEIHRALMNDTGYYTCIVSNAVSHNETSFLLRVHSNDKAFLPIILVFVSIGLLAGIFVWCRLRRSQDDSSR; encoded by the exons atgCCGGTGCGTCCCGCTAGCCCCGCGCCGCGTTCCTCCCTTGCAGCCCGCACGCTCTTCCCGTGCTACTCTGCCGACCTCAAGCCGGTGTCCGAGGTCCTGGTCTCGGCCAGGGGCTGCACTGTGCTCTTCAGCGTCGAGCCGAGGGCAGCCGGCACCACGGCGTCCTGGGAGTACGAGTCCGGCGCGCGCAAGGAGCTCATCGCCACGTTGGTTCCCAACAAGTCGGCCGAGATCTCCCGCGCCTACGTGGGCCACGCCAGGCTCAGCGAGATGGACTTCTcgctgcagctggtgctgcgCTGGTGGAACGGGGGGTTCTACCGCTTCCGCTCCGAGTCGGAGGCCACGGGCTGGTTGGAGCTGCGCGTGGTCG AGCCGCTCTCCGAGCCAGAAATCCTGGGCAACTCCTTCGTGGAGGTGGGAGGCGACACCAAGCTGTACTGCAACGTGCTGGAGGGGCAGGTGGACGTGTACTGGTGGAAGAGGAACGGGGAGCTGCTGATGGAGAGCAACGGCCTCCAGTTCATCCACAACAACACGCTGGAGATCCACCGAGCCCTGATGAACGACACCGGCTACTACACGTGCATAGTCAGCAACGCGGTCAGCCACAACGAAACCTCCTTCCTGCTGCGCGTCCACA gcAACGACAAGGCGTTCTTACCCATCATCCTGGTGTTCGTTAGCATCGGCTTGCTGGCAG GGATCTTCGTCTGGTGCAGGTTGAGGAGGAGCCAAGACGATAGCTCCAG GTAG
- the LOC137863486 gene encoding uncharacterized protein isoform X1, with product MPVRPASPAPRSSLAARTLFPCYSADLKPVSEVLVSARGCTVLFSVEPRAAGTTASWEYESGARKELIATLVPNKSAEISRAYVGHARLSEMDFSLQLVLRWWNGGFYRFRSESEATGWLELRVVEPLSEPEILGNSFVEVGGDTKLYCNVLEGQVDVYWWKRNGELLMESNGLQFIHNNTLEIHRALMNDTGYYTCIVSNAVSHNETSFLLRVHSNDKAFLPIILVFVSIGLLAGIFVWCRLRRSQDDSSRSSPKIRAEQGLSQRRNTQRPQSTSAAQTLASSKVFQIGSSIWQPLGWSRRGWRADLKRAP from the exons atgCCGGTGCGTCCCGCTAGCCCCGCGCCGCGTTCCTCCCTTGCAGCCCGCACGCTCTTCCCGTGCTACTCTGCCGACCTCAAGCCGGTGTCCGAGGTCCTGGTCTCGGCCAGGGGCTGCACTGTGCTCTTCAGCGTCGAGCCGAGGGCAGCCGGCACCACGGCGTCCTGGGAGTACGAGTCCGGCGCGCGCAAGGAGCTCATCGCCACGTTGGTTCCCAACAAGTCGGCCGAGATCTCCCGCGCCTACGTGGGCCACGCCAGGCTCAGCGAGATGGACTTCTcgctgcagctggtgctgcgCTGGTGGAACGGGGGGTTCTACCGCTTCCGCTCCGAGTCGGAGGCCACGGGCTGGTTGGAGCTGCGCGTGGTCG AGCCGCTCTCCGAGCCAGAAATCCTGGGCAACTCCTTCGTGGAGGTGGGAGGCGACACCAAGCTGTACTGCAACGTGCTGGAGGGGCAGGTGGACGTGTACTGGTGGAAGAGGAACGGGGAGCTGCTGATGGAGAGCAACGGCCTCCAGTTCATCCACAACAACACGCTGGAGATCCACCGAGCCCTGATGAACGACACCGGCTACTACACGTGCATAGTCAGCAACGCGGTCAGCCACAACGAAACCTCCTTCCTGCTGCGCGTCCACA gcAACGACAAGGCGTTCTTACCCATCATCCTGGTGTTCGTTAGCATCGGCTTGCTGGCAG GGATCTTCGTCTGGTGCAGGTTGAGGAGGAGCCAAGACGATAGCTCCAG aagcagcccaaaaatcagagcagagcagggtctCTCCCAGAGGAGGAACACTCAGCGTCCCCAAAGCACCTCTGCGGCTCAGACGCTGGCTTCCAGTAAAGTTTTCCAGATTGGTTCATCAATCTGGCAGCCTCTGGGGTGGAGCAGACGGGGATGGCGCGCAGACCTGAAACGTGCTCCTTAA